CCTCTACGGTTCACCCGTACCATGGAGGCGCGTCCCCTGGGCCTGGCGCGTCCCCGAGCTCCCCGTCCCCTTCCTTCATGAGGGGTCGATGCAAGCGCCCGAAAAAATTCCTCGATCGACCGAAAGTGTTCAGCGCGCCGGCCATCAATGTAATGCCCGAAGACGGAGATCGAGTCGCCGCCCCTCGAGGCGAAGACCCGACTCAGAAGGGAGGCTGGCACCCGTGAACATCTCTGGCATCGGTGCAGGAACAGGTTGGTCAGGATACGCAGCCCCCATCGGCAACGCTGCGCAGTCTGCGCCGCAGATCCCCCTCGGGGGGGGCGGCTCGTCTTTCGCGCAGCAGATCGGCCAGTATGTGAGCCAGGTGAACGACATGCAGAATGCAGCCGACGCTTCTGCCCGAGGCGCCGTGCTGGGCGACGTGCGCAGCATGCACTCCGTCATGATCGCGGGCGAGGAGGCCAGCCTGGCACTTTCGACGGTGCTGCAGGCACGCAACAAGGTGCTCGACGCGTACCGCGAGATCATGAGGATGCAGGTCTAGTAGGCGCCCCCCGCGCGACCCGCAAACAAGCTACCCACCAGAGAGGAAGAGGACGCTCCCATGTTCGGATTCGAGCACAACGCCACCCTCAACATCCTGAAGACCGGTCTCGACGGTCTCGAGCGACGCCAGCTGCTGCTGTCGAACAACGTCGCCAACATGAACACGCCGGGCTACCTGACCCGCGACCTCGACTTCAAGACCGTGATGGACGCACAGGCCCGCGGGCTGTCTGACCCCGAGGTGATGGACGTCTCGAAGACCGACGCCAACCACATGGTCGACGATCGGGCCTCCTCCGACGTCTGGGACAATGCCGTGAGCACCGCCACCGAGGCCCCCGACCTGCAGGACCAGATGGTCAAGCTCGGCCAGAACTCGCTGAGCTACGCGACCATGTCGCAGCTCATCACCCACCAGCTTCGTCGCTACCGCTCAGTCATTCAGGAAGGGAGCCGATAGACCATGAACAGCTTCTCCGAGCTCTTTGGCTCGATGGGCATCAGCGCCACCGGCATGAACGTCGAGCAGCGCCGCCTCGAGGCCTCCGCCCGCAACCTCTCGATCGTCCACATCGCCGCCCGCCCCGGTCAGGAGACCGCGCAGGTGCGCAGCGTGCGGGTGCGCGAGAAGGGCACGATGGACACCGAAGACGCCCAGTTCAGCGAGTTCATGAACGGCCATCGCATCCAGGGGGTGGCCGGCGAGAACATCGACGCCAAGGCGCCCTCGCGGCTGCAGTACGAGCCGGGCAATCCGGTGGCCGACGAGAGCGGAATGGTGGCCTACCCCGCCGTCGACTACCTCACCGAGATGACATCGATGATGCAGTCGTCACGCGCATTCGAGGCAAATGTCACCGCCTACACCGAAGCACGAAACATGATTCAGCGGGCCCTCGAGATCGGCCGCGGCGCCTGACGCCAGGCGACGAAACGACCCCCACCCCGACCTCCATCGACACTGAGAAAGAGAGCTGCACGCGAGCATGCTGGAAGAGCTGACGAGACAGTGGAACACCCTCGGCGTCAAGGGGCGCTTCGCCCTCAGCGCCGCCGTGATTGCCAGCATCGGCATCCTCGCCCTGGTCGTTCTCTGGTCTAAGCGACCCGACTACAAGCCGCTGATGAGCGGTCTGAAGCAGGCCGACGCCGCCAATGTCACACGCAAGCTCAAGGACCTCAAGGTGCCCTATGAGATCAGCGACGACGGCGAGACCATTCTCGTCCCCGCCTCGCAGCTCTACCAGACGCGCATGGACATCGCGGGCGCCGGCGTCACCGAAGGTCACGCGGGTGGCTTCGAGCTGTTCGACAAGACCCGTTTCCAGACGTCGCCCCTGAGCGAGAAGGTGACCTACATGCGCGCGCTCCAGGGCGAGCTCGAGCAGACCATTGCCACCCTGCAAGAGGTCGATACGGTGCGCGTTCACCTCGTGCTCCCGCAGCGCGAGATCCTGGTTGA
The window above is part of the Pseudomonadota bacterium genome. Proteins encoded here:
- the fliE gene encoding flagellar hook-basal body complex protein FliE; amino-acid sequence: MQAPEKIPRSTESVQRAGHQCNARRRRSSRRPSRRRPDSEGRLAPVNISGIGAGTGWSGYAAPIGNAAQSAPQIPLGGGGSSFAQQIGQYVSQVNDMQNAADASARGAVLGDVRSMHSVMIAGEEASLALSTVLQARNKVLDAYREIMRMQV
- a CDS encoding flagellar basal body rod protein FlgC, with translation MNSFSELFGSMGISATGMNVEQRRLEASARNLSIVHIAARPGQETAQVRSVRVREKGTMDTEDAQFSEFMNGHRIQGVAGENIDAKAPSRLQYEPGNPVADESGMVAYPAVDYLTEMTSMMQSSRAFEANVTAYTEARNMIQRALEIGRGA
- the flgB gene encoding flagellar basal body rod protein FlgB; its protein translation is MFGFEHNATLNILKTGLDGLERRQLLLSNNVANMNTPGYLTRDLDFKTVMDAQARGLSDPEVMDVSKTDANHMVDDRASSDVWDNAVSTATEAPDLQDQMVKLGQNSLSYATMSQLITHQLRRYRSVIQEGSR